One Huiozyma naganishii CBS 8797 chromosome 4, complete genome genomic region harbors:
- the ORC5 gene encoding origin recognition complex subunit 5 (similar to Saccharomyces cerevisiae ORC5 (YNL261W); ancestral locus Anc_1.95), producing the protein MLTNLPEILFREQQVATLSAYIDSNPVLTPYNVFLQGYEGTGKTYTINRLLEGNEEILYTTVYPAESVTLKLLIQAIARATKFTLIDRYPDHFKKEDRESEQLDPLMVEEPYNLLSFFQLLFSKVPEVETFLLVMDGLDSLQDVDYTLLLKLLKLHELVDCIHLKTIYCIRESEYIARYASFMIPTVVFPRYNADQLLQVLISSRFEDLAMDLETVGVDAQAVIVVNFIKQIVQVFHLYTGNNLCALNDLIDLKWDQYRQHIDEKTAYDPVALYKSSIHLFKATNDTLTSEDAQIDEEGGRDEQTYELSTISKYLLIAAYFCSYIEPRYDASLFTKRSHLKSGRSSYGRRKKRSTNPRNLQPNLFFIDRLLAVWQAIYPVDSTHQAGSLASLLQEKLPRANVEVFQNLAELRALKLVSTATNRITDPLNNKAKWKVNVAWEIIKEVAQSVQFDIGSYFSGVDDA; encoded by the coding sequence ATGCTTACCAATTTACCTGAAATACTGTTTAGAGAACAGCAAGTCGCTACCCTTTCTGCATATATTGACAGCAACCCAGTTCTAACACCGTATAATGTCTTTCTTCAAGGTTATGAAGGTACGGGCAAAACGTACACCATAAATCGGCTGCTAGAGGGGAATGAGGAGATATTGTATACAACGGTCTACCCTGCGGAATCCGTCACTCTGAAACTGCTTATCCAAGCAATCGCAAGAGCTACAAAATTCACTTTAATCGACAGATACCCTGATCATTTCAAAAAGGAGGACAGGGAAAGCGAGCAACTGGATCCCCTCATGGTGGAGGAACCATATAACCTACTCTCCTTCTTTCAGCTgctcttctccaaagtACCAGAAGTGGAGACATTCTTACTCGTAATGGACGGGCTCGATTCACTGCAAGACGTTGACTACACCCTTTTATTGAAGCTGCTGAAACTACACGAGTTGGTCGATTGCATACACTTGAAGACAATCTACTGTATACGAGAATCAGAATACATTGCCCGTTACGCGTCTTTTATGATCCCCACCGTGGTGTTCCCCAGGTATAACGCCGATCAATTGTTACAAGTTCTAATTTCATCGCGGTTTGAAGATCTAGCGATGGATTTGGAGACAGTGGGTGTCGATGCTCAGGCTGTGATTGTGGTGAATTTCATCAAGCAGATTGTGCAAGTGTTCCACTTGTACACTGGTAACAACCTATGCGCACTGAATGACCTGATTGACTTGAAATGGGACCAGTATCGCCAGCACATCGATGAGAAAACTGCTTATGACCCTGTCGCACTGTACAAGTCATCAATCCATCTGTTTAAAGCCACCAACGATACATTAACCTCTGAAGATGCACAGATTGACGAAGAAGGTGGCCGCGATGAGCAGACATATGAACTTTCTACGATATCGAAGTACCTTCTAATCGCAGCATATTTCTGCTCGTACATAGAGCCCAGATACGATGCAAGTTTGTTCACAAAGAGGAGTCATTTGAAGTCGGGAAGATCATCTTATGGtaggagaaagaagaggagcaCAAACCCAAGAAATTTACAACCTAACCTTTTCTTCATCGACCGGCTGCTCGCTGTGTGGCAAGCGATATACCCTGTCGATTCCACGCACCAGGCCGGGTCTCTAGCATCATTACTTCAAGAGAAGTTGCCTAGGGCAAATGTCGAAGTATTTCAAAATTTAGCCGAACTAAGGGCCTTGAAACTAGTGTCGACGGCAACGAATAGAATCACAGATCCATTAAACAACAAAGCGAAATGGAAAGTTAATGTAGCGTGGGAAATTATCAAGGAGGTGGCACAGTCGGTTCAATTCGACATAGGTTCATATTTTAGTGGGGTTGACGATGCGTGA
- the MSB2 gene encoding Msb2p (similar to Saccharomyces cerevisiae MSB2 (YGR014W); ancestral locus Anc_4.150), with amino-acid sequence MRLPTLKTVSIGSLLLLTSSVLVSAENFINGTNQNAINSDIQHYGTTNHQHTKNTLVEDQIFDSTTTHPYTQHDISSVPTALYGTSHTTTVAEKTMITDSFDQFHASATEHQKTSATPSHVTIINSNDLINNNTPQPTEHYDTHSSSTTTTLVGSASTNEWSSASENQNGSQNSVPIAPSVDTTTAQTTPSTAVSPTPTTTDTTPSQQTDTIHTTDTAHDETSHFEQSTQLLPTTTPLVATSTPWETQITETILPASTTRGTVDTAPSDNTSKATATSVTATAPIAPITTIASSAPIDSPTTTTSLIAPVDPTTTTAPSTIPVEPATTATSSEVPVEPATTATSSEVSVEPATTATSSEVPVEPATTTTPTAVPIEPTTTTTPSAVSIEPTTTATPYTAPVEPSTTMRTTEPTGTVNFPSLTSEAPTATPVAPALTEGTSTGPVEPATTSTAFSTFESATEASTTAVTDTVPEPSTLQPLVSPVVTSTTEDSTTAQLIEPTYTPTSVETVSSPAAPLQPSTTIIEGNQPSYIPTSTVSEMMAPSFTATTSVPEMQSSTQVNDVPSVTETTTASVGQPSLLSSASTPAATASTSTIIMEGSVAPVSTSNPVPTQSTTTLVGPMTSALPSSISSSVNSTSETTDSDWWIPTRLLTETAAVETASNTVSTLSPSATKYMPQVIMAPGDVTVAEGYTLITIGFKKPLHYEFVVTQPKSSAQIISFLPNLLNQPYGNIFSNISVLQLVPLQDSSISYYVTVAEVYFPTAEITNLSQLVKDTSSILYTEVSESLKTLADMIDPSIPITGLVKNATQTVDGSSDGSDNASGSNSSSTSSKQGSSGSTDADSDNIGTLEFSSKSKSGSSTNSNSESKPLNKKKIIGLVVGVVAGAIMYFFLMGYSIKYLIDKYKKRQRSNVIQFPDDSSLSSNESLAVEKGKRNSEYVLQWMDDVHYGSERSNFSRSGSGIRAGNGSEKNTKLKISNPIATENSLGWHEDGL; translated from the coding sequence ATGAGGTTGCCAACTTTGAAAACAGTGTCGATAGGCTCTTTACTACTGTTGACATCATCTGTGCTTGTCTCCGCTGAAAACTTCATTAACGGAACCAACCAAAATGCAATCAATTCTGATATACAACATTATGGTACTACAAACCATCAACACACCAAGAATACTCTGGTAGAAGaccaaatttttgattCAACCACCACTCACCCATACACGCAGCATGACATATCTTCAGTCCCCACTGCTCTCTATGGAACAAGCCATACTACGACGGTTGCTGAAAAAACCATGATTACAGACTCATTTGACCAATTTCATGCTTCCGCGACTGAACATCAAAAAACGTCTGCTACACCTAGTCATGTCACAATTATAAATTCCAATGACCTTATCAATAATAATACACCACAACCTACTGAGCATTACGATACCCATTCTAGTTCCACAACCACGACCTTAGTTGGTTCGGCTTCGACTAATGAATGGAGTTCAGCATCAGAAAATCAGAACGGTTCACAGAATTCAGTTCCCATAGCTCCCAGCGTTGATACCACTACGGCACAGACTACTCCTTCAACTGCTGTTTCGCCTACTCCAACCACGACTGATACTACACCATCCCAACAAACAGATACAATACACACAACGGACACGGCTCATGATGAGACGTCTCATTTTGAGCAAAGTACGCAACTGTTACCTACTACGACTCCACTAGTAGCAACGTCTACTCCTTGGGAAACCCAAATTACCGAAACGATTTTACCTGCTTCCACCACACGCGGAACTGTTGATACCGCTCCAAGTGACAATACTTCCAAAGCAACTGCTACCTCAGTGACAGCTACAGCACCTATTGCTCCTATAACAACAATTGCTTCTTCCGCCCCCATCGACTCCCCTACAACAACGACGTCCCTGATAGCACCTGTTGATCCTACTACCACTACTGCACCTTCAACAATACCCGTGGAACCTGcgacaacagcaacatctTCGGAGGTACCCGTCGAGCCTGcgacaacagcaacatctTCGGAGGTATCCGTCGAGCCTGcgacaacagcaacatctTCGGAGGTACCCGTCGAGCCTGcgacaacgacaacacCCACAGCAGTTCCAATCGAACCCACGACCACTACAACACCTTCTGCTGTATCTATTGAACCTACAACAACCGCGACACCTTATACGGCACCTGTGGAACCAAGTACAACGATGAGAACAACTGAGCCTACTGGGACTGTAAACTTTCCCTCTTTGACAAGCGAAGctccaacagcaacaccgGTGGCTCCTGCGCTAACTGAGGGGACCTCCACCGGACCTGTTGAACCTGCAACAACATCTACTGCTTTTTCCACTTTCGAGTCTGCAACTGAAGCATCCACGACCGCAGTTACGGATACGGTGCCAGAACCAAGCACCTTGCAGCCGTTAGTGTCCCCAGTCGtaacatcaacaacagagGATAGTACCACCGCTCAACTAATTGAGCCTACGTATACTCCAACTTCTGTAGAGACTGTTTCATCACCTGCCGCTCCACTGCAACCTTCTACTACAATCATAGAGGGAAACCAGCCATCTTACAttccaacttcaactgtGTCCGAGATGATGGCACCAAGTTTTACAGCTACAACGTCGGTACCAGAAATGCAATCTTCCACCCAAGTAAATGATGTTCCGAGCGTTACAGAAACCACGACAGCCAGCGTAGGGCAACCATCTTTATTAAGTTCAGCCTCAACACCAGCCGCTACCGCTTCAACGTCGACTATCATTATGGAGGGCAGTGTTGCACCAGTTAGCACATCCAATCCTGTACCTACACAGTCCACCACTACTTTAGTAGGTCCAATGACCAGTGCTCTACCttcatcaatttcttcctctgtgAACTCTACTAGCGAAACCACTGATAGCGATTGGTGGATTCCAACAAGATTACTGACTgaaactgctgctgttgaaactgcTTCTAATACCGTGAGTACGCTTTCTCCTTCCGCTACGAAATATATGCCACAGGTAATTATGGCACCAGGTGACGTTACAGTCGCAGAAGGATACACACTTATCACAATTGGATTCAAAAAACCTTTACACTACGAGTTCGTTGTTACTCAACCTAAGTCATCTGCGCAAATTATATCGTTTTTACCAAACTTACTAAATCAACCTTACGGAAATATCTTCTCCAACATATCTGTGCTACAGCTAGTACCATTACAGGATAGTTCCATATCCTACTATGTGACAGTCGCAGAAGTGTACTTTCCCACAGCGGAAATTACAAACCTCTCCCAACTGGTCAAAGATACAAGTAGCATACTTTACACGGAAGTCAGTGAATCTCTTAAGACACTTGCCGATATGATTGATCCATCCATTCCAATCACCGGCCTCGTCAAAAATGCGACACAAACTGTAGACGGTTCTTCTGATGGTTCTGATAACGCTTCCGGGTCCAATTCCTCTTCCACGTCTTCTAAGCAAGGATCCTCCGGGTCCACAGATGCTGATAGTGACAATATTGGTACACTAGAGTTTTCCTCGAAGTCAAAGTCTGGTTCAAGCACAAACTCAAATTCTGAATCAAAACCAttaaacaagaaaaaaatcattGGCCTTGTAGTCGGCGTTGTCGCTGGTGCAATCatgtatttctttttgatgGGATACTCTATCAAATACTTGATTGATAAGTATAAGAAAAGACAAAGGAGTAATGTAATTCAGTTCCCTGATGACTCCTCACTGAGTTCGAATGAATCATTAGCTGTCGAGAAGGGCAAACGAAATAGCGAGTATGTACTCCAATGGATGGATGACGTACACTATGGCTCTGAGAGGTCTAATTTCTCAAGGTCGGGATCTGGAATTCGGGCAGGCAATGGGAGTGAGAAGAACACCAAGTTAAAGATCTCTAATCCTATTGCCACGGAGAACTCATTAGGATGGCATGAAGATGGCTTGTAA
- the EAT1 gene encoding putative hydrolase (similar to Saccharomyces cerevisiae YGR015C; ancestral locus Anc_4.151) gives MKPVLRRLPTKPVVPLSFHHIKCRESVLKKQPIQINLHGFLGSKTMFHSLNKIVSREMATDIYTLDLRNHGDSPQAHPMTYETLTNDLIYFIKEKLDDKEVSDRGVDIVGFSMGAKVGLLAAIRLAQERIIKRIVSIDMPPYKTPVLPMELIQHMELIRNLHSGTMELKAGSKSWREECVGLLGWYFASGFLKVKGNAEPRSHIKYFLPIEEFPDILEVLKDWPATTPSTQCVDTKVLFMRALYSPLFNADYKLLNKNFPKHQVKEFKTSHNLLFEDFENASTTIINFLKR, from the coding sequence ATGAAGCCTGTGCTCAGAAGACTCCCTACTAAACCTGTGGTACCCCTATCATTCCATCATATAAAATGTCGTGAGTCAGTTTTAAAGAAGCAGCCTATTCAAATCAATCTACATGGGTTTCTGGGTTCGAAAACAATGTTCCACTCTTTGAATAAAATTGTATCGCGGGAAATGGCCacagatatatatactCTCGACTTGAGAAACCATGGAGATTCCCCGCAGGCACATCCAATGACATATGAGACGCTGACAAACGACCTAATCTACTTcataaaggaaaaactggATGATAAGGAAGTTAGCGATAGAGGGGTGGATATTGTTGGTTTTTCGATGGGCGCCAAAGTTGGGCTCCTGGCCGCTATTAGGCTAGCACAAGAGAGAATTATTAAGCGAATCGTATCGATAGATATGCCTCCTTATAAGACCCCCGTTCTACCAATGGAACTTATCCAACATATGGAACTCATTAGAAACCTGCATAGTGGCACTATGGAATTAAAAGCTGGGAGCAAAAGTTGGAGAGAGGAATGTGTCGGTTTGTTAGGTTGGTATTTTGCATCTGGATTCCTCAAAGTGAAAGGCAACGCTGAACCTAGGTCGCatatcaaatattttttgcctATCGAAGAGTTCCCTGATATATTGGAGGTTTTAAAAGACTGGCCAGCAACTACACCTTCTACTCAATGTGTGGATACAAAAGTTTTATTTATGAGGGCACTCTACTCGCCATTATTTAACGCTGATTATAAGTTGTTAAACAAGAACTTCCCAAAACATCAAGTTAAAGAATTCAAGACGAGCCACAACCTACTTTTTGaggattttgaaaacgCATCTACTACAATTataaattttttgaagcGTTGA
- the KNAG0D03610 gene encoding uncharacterized protein (similar to Saccharomyces cerevisiae YGR016W; ancestral locus Anc_4.152), which translates to METSSKLSSRFGLRGKQNRPEINEIPGWDIGPLDSEEQEELIQQFELHNYSTNQWTINILSGTFLFCAGLFSILATKSERRVSCMLIAGVQSIACSVVSLRYDIINDFILFRQVRLRFSNSTLTSLNCVILTLILWVTMQHFEDTGLLQLFFQVPLLLFIITVLVKKWGRDIETELRGIRSLKYKYKNV; encoded by the coding sequence ATGGAAACCAGCTCGAAGCTATCCAGTCGATTCGGATTGCGAGGAAAACAGAATCGTCCCGAAATCAATGAAATACCTGGTTGGGATATTGGTCCACTGGATtctgaagaacaagaagaactcatACAACAATTCGAACTACACAATTACAGTACTAATCAATGGACCATCAACATTTTGAGTGGTACATTTCTATTTTGTGCTGGGTTGTTTTCAATATTAGCTACGAAGAGCGAGCGGCGCGTAAGTTGTATGTTAATCGCTGGAGTACAATCGATTGCATGTTCGGTTGTGTCACTACGATATGATATCATTAAcgattttattttgttcagGCAAGTTAGGTTACGCTTCAGCAATTCTACACTCACCAGTCTCAATTGTGTTATTTTGACCTTGATTCTTTGGGTAACAAtgcaacactttgaagataCTGGACTGCTGCAACTATTCTTTCAGGTACCACTACTCCTTTTTATCATCACTGTGCTTGTCAAGAAATGGGGACGAGATATAGAAACAGAATTGAGGGGAATAAGATCACTGAAATATAAGTATAAAAACGTGTAA